The DNA region gcagcagatgtccaacagcagctccatcacccagttcctcctcctggcattcgcagacacacgggagctgcagctcctgcacttctggctcttcctgggcatctacctggctgtcCTCCTgagcaacggcctcatcatcaccaccatcgcctgcgaccaccacctccacacccccatgtacttcttcctcctcaacctcgccctcccCGATATTGGTTCCCTCTGCACCACTGTCCCTAAATCCATAGCCAactccctctgggacaccagggccatctcctactcaggatgtgttgcccaggtcttctttgtgttgttcttgttgAGTGCAGAATATTATCTTCTCACGGACATGTCCTACGACCGCtgcgttgccatctgcaaacccctgcactacgggaccctcctgggcagcagagcttgtgtccacatggcagcagctgcctggggcactgggtttctcgctgctctgctgcacacggccaatacattttccctgcccctgtgccagggcaatgctgtggagcagttcttctgtgaaatcccgcagattctcaagctctcctgctcacactcctacctcTGGGAAGTTCAGTAAAGCCTGAGTGCTCTGAGTTTGGTCACATTGCCAGTGGTTTGCACCATGTCACCATTGCGGATGGTTTGCTTC from Phaenicophaeus curvirostris isolate KB17595 chromosome 35, BPBGC_Pcur_1.0, whole genome shotgun sequence includes:
- the LOC138732671 gene encoding olfactory receptor 14J1-like; its protein translation is MTVEKYRDATAKGMLLDTRELQLLHFWLFLGIYLAVLLSNGLIITTIACDHHLHTPMYFFLLNLALPDIGSLCTTVPKSIANSLWDTRAISYSGCVAQVFFVLFLLSAEYYLLTDMSYDRCVAICKPLHYGTLLGSRACVHMAAAAWGTGFLAALLHTANTFSLPLCQGNAVEQFFCEIPQILKLSCSHSYLWEVQ